A single region of the Alosa alosa isolate M-15738 ecotype Scorff River chromosome 6, AALO_Geno_1.1, whole genome shotgun sequence genome encodes:
- the LOC125296238 gene encoding immunoglobulin lambda-1 light chain-like translates to MLGTLCTLITALACVSGVTVVTQKPPVLTVRKGETATLHCNLGTVTGNYAWWYKQIPGETPQYMLMFYRSNSSPTYGSGFSAPKFDSKHSSQTDYSLIINTVEVGDSAVYYCNTGDGNENIVVFGQGTKLIVTDSALPAASLTLFPPSSAELQADRVTVVCVAEDLPTGFAEVSWAVSGNPVSSGISTGSPQQQPNKKFRLSSLLTIQTADWTSDKDVSCQVASASSTASKSIKQSNCSN, encoded by the exons ATGCTGGGGACACTCTGCACTCTCATCACGGCTCTGGCAT GTGTGAGTGGCGTCACTGTAGTGACCCAGAAGCCTCCTGTTCTCACCGTGAGGAAAGGAGAGACAGCCACGCTGCACTGCAACCTGGGAACTGTGACTGGCAATTATGCTTGGTGGTATAAACAGATTCCAGGAGAAACTCCACAGTACATGTTGATGTTTTATCGCAGTAACAGTTCTCCTACATATGGATCTGGCTTCTCAGCACCTAAATTTGATTCAAAACATTCCTCTCAGACTGACTACAGTTTGATCATTAACACTGTAGAGGTGGGAGACTCTGCTGTGTATTACTGTAACACAGGGGACGGCAATGAGAACAT TGTGGTATTCGGACAAGGCACCAAGCTGATTGTAACTG actcGGCGCTGCCCGCTGCGTCTCTGACCCTCTTTCCTCCGTCCAGCGCGGAGCTGCAGGCCGACAGAgtcactgtggtgtgtgtggcagaggacCTGCCCACGGGCTTTGCTGAGGTCAGCTGGGCGGTCAGTGGGAACCCGGTCAGCAGCGGCATCAGCACCGGCTCCCCTCAGCAGCAGCCCAACAAGAAGTTCCGGCTCAGCAGCCTCCTGACCATCCAGACGGCCGACTGGACCAGCGACAAAGACGTGTCCTGCCAGGTGGCCAGTGCCAGCTCCACAGCCTCCAAGAGCATCAAGCAGTCAAACTGCAGCAACTGA